In Gordonia crocea, the following are encoded in one genomic region:
- a CDS encoding GntR family transcriptional regulator — protein MAIGGGLRRRPQLSEEVAGAIRHRIMTGDYRPGDHIRMDETAADLGVSVTPVREALLTLRGEGMVNLAPHRGYVVADLTRTDVEDIFWLQGQIAIKIALRTAETITDDDLAVLSACNDRLRRAVAAGAVDEIVDAEFDFHRTHNRISHSGKLAWFLLNATHYTPHRIYAADPDWGAVAVDSHDRLIEGYRSGDRTAITDQVRRQFDDGAQRLAVRLTAAGIWDED, from the coding sequence ATGGCCATTGGAGGCGGGCTCCGCCGACGCCCACAGCTCTCCGAGGAAGTCGCCGGGGCGATCCGTCACCGGATCATGACCGGCGACTACCGCCCGGGCGATCACATCCGGATGGATGAGACCGCTGCGGACCTCGGGGTGAGCGTCACCCCGGTGCGGGAGGCACTTCTCACCCTGCGGGGCGAGGGGATGGTGAACCTGGCCCCACACCGGGGCTACGTCGTCGCCGACCTCACGCGCACCGACGTCGAGGACATCTTCTGGCTGCAGGGCCAAATCGCGATCAAGATCGCCCTGCGCACCGCCGAGACGATCACCGACGACGACCTCGCCGTGCTCTCCGCCTGCAACGACCGGCTCCGGCGGGCCGTTGCGGCGGGGGCCGTCGACGAGATCGTCGACGCGGAGTTCGACTTCCACCGGACGCACAACCGGATCTCCCACAGCGGCAAGCTGGCCTGGTTCCTGCTCAACGCCACGCACTACACGCCACACCGGATCTACGCAGCCGACCCCGACTGGGGGGCCGTTGCGGTCGACAGCCATGACCGGCTGATCGAGGGGTATCGATCTGGCGACCGGACCGCGATCACCGATCAGGTCCGGCGCCAGTTCGATGACGGGGCGCAACGATTGGCGGTCCGGTTGACCGCCGCCGGCATCTGGGACGAGGACTAG
- a CDS encoding acyl-CoA dehydrogenase family protein, whose amino-acid sequence MVEFTPEQQAFAQAVRDFCEREVGTREQRAKYTADGPHSEELYRKMAELGWAGIIVGEEYGGAGAGNVELCIFLEESLRGMAPVGGIGPTFITAAAYERFASEELKKEVLANVVAGDSLSIAMSEPEAGSDVANLSCRAEKVDGGWLINGQKTWISNAAIASSILLIARTERTDKKHEGITQFHVPAGTKGLEIVPIETLGGREQNDLYFTDCFIPDDYVVGEVNQGWWQLMAGLNTERLILGAMQLGLAERSFDDTLKFITERKQFGRPVGTFQALRHRMADHATEIECTKLLVYSLAAKADANPTKMFPREASMVKLKSTEVSKAMTIDGMQMMGGYGYTKEFDAEALMRSAIISTVYGGTNEIQRDIIGKTYGL is encoded by the coding sequence ATGGTTGAATTCACCCCCGAGCAGCAGGCCTTTGCGCAGGCCGTCCGCGACTTCTGTGAGCGCGAAGTCGGCACCCGCGAGCAGCGCGCCAAGTACACCGCCGACGGCCCGCACAGCGAGGAGCTTTACCGCAAGATGGCTGAGCTCGGCTGGGCCGGGATCATCGTCGGCGAGGAGTACGGCGGCGCCGGGGCCGGCAACGTCGAGCTGTGCATCTTCCTCGAGGAGAGCCTGCGCGGGATGGCCCCGGTCGGCGGCATCGGCCCCACCTTCATCACCGCAGCGGCCTACGAGCGCTTCGCCTCCGAGGAACTCAAGAAGGAGGTGCTCGCCAACGTGGTCGCCGGCGACTCGCTGTCGATCGCGATGAGCGAGCCCGAGGCCGGTTCCGACGTCGCAAACCTGTCGTGTCGCGCCGAGAAGGTCGACGGCGGTTGGCTGATCAACGGCCAGAAGACCTGGATCTCCAACGCCGCCATCGCGTCGTCGATCCTGCTGATCGCCCGGACCGAGCGCACCGACAAGAAGCACGAGGGCATCACCCAGTTCCACGTCCCGGCCGGCACCAAGGGCCTGGAAATCGTCCCCATCGAGACGCTTGGCGGGCGCGAGCAGAACGACCTCTACTTCACCGACTGCTTCATCCCCGACGACTACGTGGTCGGCGAGGTGAACCAGGGCTGGTGGCAGCTGATGGCCGGCCTGAACACCGAGCGGTTGATCCTGGGCGCCATGCAGTTGGGCCTGGCCGAGCGCTCCTTCGACGACACCTTGAAGTTCATCACCGAGCGCAAGCAGTTCGGCCGCCCGGTCGGCACCTTCCAGGCCCTGCGCCACCGGATGGCCGACCACGCCACCGAGATCGAGTGCACCAAGCTGCTCGTCTACAGCTTGGCGGCCAAGGCCGACGCCAACCCGACGAAGATGTTCCCGCGCGAGGCGTCGATGGTGAAGCTGAAGTCCACCGAGGTCTCCAAGGCGATGACCATCGACGGGATGCAGATGATGGGCGGCTACGGGTACACCAAGGAGTTCGACGCCGAGGCCCTGATGCGCAGCGCGATCATCTCGACCGTGTACGGCGGCACCAACGAGATCCAGCGCGACATCATCGGCAAGACCTACGGGCTCTAG
- a CDS encoding enoyl-CoA hydratase-related protein, with the protein MTESEELIATVDDGGIARLTINRPERMNALSGGVSLEIRRVLGEWAQRDDLRVVVLSGSGGSFSAGADITDIAANAGDAGVDEAGAVAIISNGSDLARALRAIRVPVVAAVDGAAVGIGASLALGADLVYATNRAYFLFPFVNIGLMPDGGASMLVAASIGRVRANALLLLGEKFRAAAAFDAGLVTEVLEDAAALSARVDEVVAKLAAKSPAALRITKAASDAITMAAFETALGEEMDGQTRLLQSPEFRQTLALFTKSDS; encoded by the coding sequence GTGACCGAATCCGAAGAACTCATCGCCACCGTCGACGACGGCGGTATCGCCCGTCTGACCATCAACCGACCGGAGCGGATGAACGCCCTGAGCGGCGGTGTGTCGCTCGAGATCCGGCGGGTGTTGGGGGAGTGGGCCCAGCGCGACGACCTGCGCGTCGTCGTCCTCTCCGGTTCCGGCGGGAGCTTCTCCGCGGGCGCCGACATCACCGACATCGCGGCCAACGCCGGGGACGCCGGCGTCGACGAGGCGGGCGCGGTGGCCATCATCTCCAACGGCTCCGACCTGGCCCGGGCACTGCGGGCGATCCGCGTGCCCGTCGTCGCCGCGGTGGACGGAGCGGCCGTCGGGATCGGCGCATCGCTGGCCCTGGGCGCCGACCTGGTCTACGCGACGAACCGCGCCTACTTCCTCTTCCCGTTCGTCAACATCGGACTCATGCCCGACGGCGGGGCCAGCATGTTGGTGGCCGCGTCGATCGGGCGCGTGCGCGCGAACGCGTTGCTGTTGCTCGGTGAAAAGTTCCGTGCCGCAGCGGCTTTCGACGCCGGTCTGGTCACCGAGGTGCTCGAGGATGCGGCCGCGCTGAGTGCGCGCGTCGACGAAGTGGTGGCCAAGCTCGCCGCCAAGTCGCCGGCGGCGCTGCGGATCACGAAAGCGGCGTCCGACGCCATCACGATGGCTGCCTTCGAGACCGCGCTCGGCGAGGAGATGGACGGGCAGACCCGCCTGCTCCAGTCGCCGGAGTTCCGCCAGACCCTCGCCCTGTTCACCAAGTCCGATTCGTAA
- the fadD5 gene encoding fatty-acid--CoA ligase FadD5 → MSTATPAAVDLTAEPMRSRRNHWNTQVRRHALMKPDAPALRFLGNETSWRRLDERTRAFAAALHRRGVKFGDRIMILMLNRSEYVEAVLGANLIGAIAVPVNFRMAPAEVGFLVADSGARWIVTETMLAPLADGVAAATGAIDHIVTVGEAGEGHLRFEDLMAEDASDLPDLDVPEETVALIMYTSGTTGKPKGAMLTHQNLQSQAMTCLDALGTRPDDVGSCVAPMFHIAALGAMTPLFYAGALSVIHPLGAFDPNELLDTLEAEGTTSIFLVPAQWQAVCAAQQAKPRRLSLRVISWGAAPASDTVLNAMNEVFPDALNVAVFGQTEMSPITCVLEGRDALRKLGSVGRVVPSVTARIIDANGDDVPDGEVGEIVYRGPQLMAGYWQNPRGTADAFAGGWFHSGDLVRRDEEGFVYVVDRAKDMIISGGENIYCAEVENVLFAHPRVAEAAIIGRADDKWGEVPVAVVVVADGGDLTLAELEPFLNENLARYKHPKDLVLVDELPRNAGGKVVKPSLRSEYGSKDAGLRG, encoded by the coding sequence ATGAGCACGGCCACCCCTGCTGCCGTCGACCTGACCGCCGAGCCGATGCGGTCGCGCCGCAACCACTGGAACACCCAGGTCCGGCGCCACGCACTGATGAAGCCGGACGCCCCGGCGCTGCGCTTCCTGGGCAACGAGACGTCTTGGCGCCGGCTCGACGAGCGGACCCGGGCCTTCGCCGCCGCCCTGCACCGCCGCGGCGTCAAGTTCGGCGACCGCATCATGATCCTGATGCTGAACCGCTCCGAATACGTCGAGGCGGTCCTCGGGGCCAACCTGATCGGGGCGATCGCGGTGCCGGTCAACTTCCGGATGGCCCCGGCCGAGGTCGGCTTCCTGGTCGCCGACAGCGGTGCCCGCTGGATCGTCACCGAGACGATGCTTGCGCCGCTGGCCGACGGGGTCGCCGCCGCGACCGGCGCGATCGACCACATCGTGACCGTCGGCGAGGCCGGCGAGGGGCACCTGCGGTTCGAGGACCTGATGGCCGAGGACGCCTCGGACCTGCCGGACCTCGACGTCCCGGAGGAGACCGTCGCGCTGATCATGTACACCTCGGGCACCACCGGAAAGCCCAAGGGCGCCATGCTCACCCACCAGAACCTGCAGTCGCAGGCGATGACCTGTCTGGACGCGTTGGGCACCCGGCCCGATGACGTCGGGTCGTGTGTCGCCCCGATGTTCCACATCGCCGCGTTGGGTGCCATGACACCGCTGTTCTACGCCGGCGCACTGTCGGTCATCCACCCGCTCGGCGCCTTCGACCCGAACGAACTGCTCGACACCCTCGAAGCGGAGGGCACCACGTCGATCTTCCTGGTGCCCGCACAGTGGCAAGCCGTGTGCGCGGCGCAGCAGGCCAAGCCGCGCCGACTGTCGCTGCGGGTGATCAGTTGGGGTGCGGCGCCCGCGTCGGACACCGTGCTGAACGCGATGAACGAGGTCTTCCCGGATGCGCTCAACGTCGCGGTGTTCGGCCAGACCGAGATGTCGCCGATCACCTGTGTCCTCGAGGGGCGTGACGCCCTGCGCAAGCTGGGTTCGGTGGGACGGGTCGTCCCGTCGGTGACCGCGCGGATCATCGACGCCAACGGCGACGACGTGCCCGACGGCGAGGTCGGCGAGATCGTCTACCGGGGGCCGCAGCTGATGGCCGGGTATTGGCAGAACCCGCGCGGTACCGCTGACGCGTTCGCCGGCGGGTGGTTCCACTCCGGCGACCTCGTCCGCCGCGACGAGGAGGGCTTCGTCTACGTCGTCGACCGGGCCAAGGACATGATCATCTCCGGCGGGGAGAACATCTACTGCGCCGAGGTCGAGAACGTGCTGTTCGCCCATCCGCGCGTCGCCGAGGCGGCGATCATCGGCCGGGCCGACGACAAGTGGGGCGAGGTGCCGGTCGCGGTCGTCGTGGTGGCCGACGGCGGCGATCTGACGCTGGCAGAGCTGGAGCCCTTCCTCAACGAGAACCTTGCGCGGTACAAGCACCCGAAGGACCTGGTCCTCGTCGACGAGTTGCCCCGCAACGCCGGCGGCAAGGTGGTGAAACCGTCGTTGCGCAGCGAATACGGCAGTAAGGACGCCGGTCTGCGGGGCTGA